In Pan troglodytes isolate AG18354 chromosome 21, NHGRI_mPanTro3-v2.0_pri, whole genome shotgun sequence, one genomic interval encodes:
- the TFAP2C gene encoding transcription factor AP-2 gamma, translating to MLWKITDNVKYEEDCEDRHDGSSNGNPRVPHLSSAGQHLYSPAPPLSHTGVAEYQPPPYFPPPYQQLAYSQSADPYSHLGEAYAAAINPLHQPAPTGSQQQAWPGRQSQEGAGLPSHHGRPAGLLPHLSGLEAGAVSARRDAYRRSDLLLPHAHALDAAGLAENLGLHDMPHQMDEVQNVDDQHLLLHDQTVIRKGPISMTKNPLNLPCQKELVGAVMNPTEVFCSVPGRLSLLSSTSKYKVTVAEVQRRLSPPECLNASLLGGVLRRAKSKNGGRSLREKLDKIGLNLPAGRRKAAHVTLLTSLVEGEAVHLARDFAYVCEAEFPSKPVAEYLTRPHLGGRNEMAARKNMLLAAQQLCKEFTELLSQDRTPHGTSRLAPVLETNIQNCLSHFSLITHGFGSQAICAAVSALQNYIKEALIVIDKSYMNPGDQSPADSNKTLEKMEKHRK from the exons ATGTTGTGGAAAATAACCGATAATGTCAAGTACGAAGAGGACTGCGAG gatCGCCACGACGGGAGCAGCAATGGGAATCCGCGAGTCCCCCACCTCTCCTCCGCCGGGCAGCACCTCTACAGCCCCGCGCCACCCCTCTCCCACACTGGAGTCGCCGAATATCAGCCGCCACCCTACTTTCCCCCTCCCTACCAGCAGCTGGCCTACTCCCAGTCGGCCGACCCCTACTCGCATCTGGGGGAAGCGTACGCCGCCGCCATCAACCCCCTGCACCAGCCGGCGCCCACAGGCAGCCAGCAGCAGGCCTGGCCCGGCCGCCAGAGCCAGGAGGGAGCGGGGCTGCCCTCGCACCACGGGCGCCCGGCCGGCCTGCTGCCCCACCTCTCCGGGCTGGAGGCGGGCGCGGTGAGCGCCCGCAGGGATGCCTACCGCCGCTCCGACCTGCTGCTGCCCCACGCACACGCCCTGGATGCCGCGGGCCTGGCCGAGAACCTGGGGCTCCACGACATGCCTCACCAGATGGACGAGGTGCAG AATGTCGACGACCAGCACCTGTTGCTGCACGATCAGACAGTCATTCGCAAAG GTCCCATTTCCATGACCAAGAACCCTCTGAACCTCCCCTGTCAGAAGGAGCTGGTGGGGGCCGTAATGAACCCCACTGAGGTCTTCTGCTCGGTCCCTGGAAGATTGTCGCTCCTCAGCTCTACGTCTAAATACAAAGTGACAGTGGCTGAAGTACAGAGGCGACTGTCCCCACCTGAATGCTTAAATGCCTCGTTACTGGGAGGTGTTCTCAGAAG agccAAATCGAAAAATGGAGGCCGGTCCTTGCGGGAGAAGTTAGACAAGATTGGGTTGAATCTTCCGGCTGGGAGGCGGAAAGCCGCTCATGTGACTCTCCTGACATCCTTAGTAGAAG GTGAAGCTGTGCATTTGGCTAGGGACTTTGCCTATGTCTGTGAAGCCGAATTTCCTAGTAAACCAGTGGCAGAATATTTAACCAGACCTCATCTCGGAGGACGAAATGAGATGGCAGCTAGGAAGAACATGCTATTGGCGGCCCA GCAACTGTGTAAAGAATTCACAGAACTTCTCAGCCAAGACCGGACACCCCATGGGACCAGCAGGCTCGCCCCAGTCTTGGAGACGAACATACAGAACTGCTTGTCTCATTTCAGCCTGATTACCCACGGGTTTGGCAGCCAGGCCATCTGTGCCGCGGTGTCTGCCCTGCAGAACTACATCAAAGAAGCCCTGATTGTCATAGACAAATCCTACATGAACCCTGGAGACCAGAGTCCAGCTGATTCTAACAAAACCCTGGAGAAAATGGAGAAGCACAGGAAATAA